In Mustela erminea isolate mMusErm1 chromosome 8, mMusErm1.Pri, whole genome shotgun sequence, a genomic segment contains:
- the MARS2 gene encoding methionine--tRNA ligase, mitochondrial, whose amino-acid sequence MRPSHVLPGRRLRRRGPAGNMLRASVLRRLGRPGASAGARLLEYSGPRHYSSGPLGARDDAGGARAFFTTPIFYVNAAPHIGHLYSALLADALCRHRRLRVPGAAATRFSTGTDEHGLKIQQAAAAAGLAPTELCDRVSAQFQQLFRAAGISSTDFIRTTEARHRIAVQHFWGLLEARGLLYKGLYEGWYCASEECFLPEAKVTRQPSSSGGSCPVSLESGHPVSWTKEENYIFRLSQFREPLQRWLRGDPQAITPEPFHRAVLQWLEEELPDLSVSRKSSHLHWGIPVPGDDSQTIYVWLDALVNYLTVIGYPNAEFKSWWPTTSHIIGKDILKFHAIYWPALLLGAGMSPPHRIYVHSHWTVCGQKMSKSLGNVVDPRTCLDRYTVDGFRYFLLRQGVPNWDCDYYDEKVVKLLDSELADALGGLLNRCTAQRINPSGTYPVFCTACFPSEAGLVGPSVRAQAEDYALVNAVATLPRQVAEHYENFQIYKALEAVSSCVRQTNGFVQRHAPWKLSWESPVDAPWLGTVLHVALECLRVFGTLLQPVTPSLADKLLSRLGVSATERGLGELCFLPRFYGHPCPFEGRRLGPETGLLFPRLDQSRAWLVKAHRT is encoded by the coding sequence ATGCGCCCCTCCCACGTGCTTCCAGGACGCCGCCTGCGGCGCCGCGGCCCGGCGGGCAACATGCTGCGAGCTTCTGTCCTCCGGCGGCTGGGGCGTCCGGGAGCCAGTGCAGGAGCCCGGCTGCTGGAGTACTCCGGCCCACGCCACTACAGTTCGGGCCCTCTGGGTGCCCGCGACGATGCTGGCGGCGCTCGCGCCTTCTTCACGACACCCATTTTCTACGTGAACGCGGCGCCGCACATCGGACACCTGTACTCCGCTCTGCTGGCGGACGCCCTGTGCCGCCACCGTCGCCTCCGAGTTCCCGGCGCTGCCGCCACGCGATTCTCCACCGGTACGGACGAGCACGGCCTGAAGATTCAGCAGGCAGCAGCCGCTGCGGGCCTGGCCCCCACCGAGCTGTGCGACCGAGTGTCTGCCCAGTTCCAGCAGCTTTTCCGGGCGGCCGGCATCTCCTCCACCGACTTCATCCGCACCACCGAAGCCCGGCACCGGATCGCTGTGCAGCACTTCTGGGGACTGCTGGAGGCCCGGGGTCTGCTCTACAAGGGGCTCTACGAAGGTTGGTATTGCGCCTCCGAAGAGTGCTTCCTGCCTGAGGCCAAAGTCACCCGACAGCCGTCTTCGTCCGGCGGTTCGTGTCCTGTGTCTCTAGAGAGTGGGCACCCTGTGTCCTGGACCAAGGAAGAGAACTACATTTTCAGGCTTTCCCAGTTCCGAGAGCCGCTTCAGCGGTGGCTGCGGGGCGACCCTCAGGCAATCACACCCGAGCCATTTCATCGCGCAGTTCTTCAGTGGCTGGAGGAGGAGCTGCCGGACCTGTCTGTTTCTCGAAAGAGCAGCCACTTGCATTGGGGCATTCCTGTGCCCGGGGACGATTCGCAGACTATCTACGTATGGCTGGATGCCTTGGTCAACTACCTTACTGTAATTGGCTACCCAAATGCTGAGTTTAAATCTTGGTGGCCCACCACCTCTCATATCATAGGCAAGGACATTCTTAAATTCCATGCTATCTACTGGCCTGCCCTCCTCTTAGGGGCCGGCATGAGCCCACCACACCGCATCTATGTCCACTCTCACTGGACGGTCTGTGGCCAAAAGATGTCTAAAAGCTTGGGTAACGTGGTGGACCCCAGGACTTGCCTTGATCGCTACACTGTGGATGGTTTCCGATACTTTCTTCTTAGGCAGGGCGTCCCCAACTGGGACTGTGATTACTATGATGAAAAGGTGGTTAAGTTGCTAGATTCTGAGCTGGCAGATGCTTTGGGAGGTCTCCTGAACCGGTGCACGGCCCAAAGAATAAATCCTTCTGGGACCTATCCGGTTTTCTGCACGGCCTGCTTTCCCAGTGAGGCAGGGTTGGTGGGGCCATCAGTTCGTGCTCAGGCAGAGGACTATGCTTTGGTGAATGCAGTGGCCACTTTGCCCCGGCAGGTAGCTGAGCACTATGAGAACTTTCAGATCTATAAGGCTCTGGAGGCAGTGTCCAGCTGTGTCCGGCAAACTAATGGCTTTGTCCAAAGACATGCACCATGGAAGCTGAGCTGGGAGAGCCCAGTGGATGCCCCCTGGCTGGGTACTGTGCTTCATGTGGCCTTGGAATGTTTGCGGGTCTTCGGAACTTTGCTGCAGCCTGTCACCCCAAGCCTGGCTGATAAGCTGCTATCCAGGTTGGGAGTCTCTGCCACAGAGAGGGGCCTTGGAGAGCTCTGTTTCTTGCCTCGATTTTATGGACATCCATGTCCTTTTgaagggaggaggctgggacCTGAAACTGGGCTCTTATTTCCAAGACTAGACCAGTCCAGGGCCTGGCTGGTAAAAGCCCATAGGACCTAG